A window of Candidatus Avedoeria danica genomic DNA:
ACAGGCGGTCCGGATCACGCCCGTCGTAGTGCAGCCAGCCGCCGCCGTCGGGCAGCACGTCGACGAGCGGGTCGCGGTAGAGGTCGCCTTCGACGATGTCCTTGGCGATCACGCGGAAGTTGAACTGCAGGCGCGATGGGGTCAGGCCGGCGTCTTCGATCTGCAGCGGCAGGACGGTGTAGCGGGAGGCCAGGTCGACGCCGGCGTGGTAGCGGCGCTGGACGCCAAGCCCGCCGCCGTCCGCGCGGTCCAGCCAGGCGATCACGCGGCCGCTGCGGAACGCGCCGGTGCGGATCAGCTCCTCGTCCTCGGTGGACAGTCGGTAGTCCGCCGTGCCGTCGCGGTCCGTGTCGATCTCGACGGCCAGCCAGGTTTCGAGCGGGTGCGCGCGCACACCGCGGCTGTGGAGCGCGAAGGACACGACGGTGTTGCCGCTGCCCTCCGGATCGGCGACGGCCTGCACGCCGACGGCGTCCAGATCGACCTTGTCCGTCAGCCCTTCCTCCGCACCGTCCAGCCCGAACAGCGTGAACCACTCGCTCTGCCCCGCGAACGCGCTGTCGTTGGACAGCGCCACCGGCGGCGCGTGGCCGGCGTCCGTCGGTCCCGGCCACGCGGCGGCGACGTGGCTGGCGCTGCGGCCGAGGAGGTAGAACGGGACGCGGGCAGCGACGGTCAGCTCGACCGCACCACCTGGCGCGTCCGCCGGCACCTCGAGAATGTCGCACCACCCGTCGATCTCCACCGCCGTCATGCTGTCGGCGTCGCTGACCGAGGTGCCGCCGGCCAACGGCCACGGGATGAAGCGCCGCGGATCGATGTGCGCGGCAAGCGTCGCACTCACCGTTTCGCCCGGCTGCGCGGTGATGCTCCACGGCGAGATCGTCAGCGCGCCGCGGTCGTCGGCATCGTCGCGGAAGCGCGGCACCGGGCGATAGGTGACGGCGCGCGTCGTCACGTTGGTCACCGCGATGGCGAACGGCACGGTGATGGGTGCGGTGAGCGCGCGGAAGCCGAGGTCGATCGCGGCGCGTCCGCCGACGCGAGCCAGCGCCGGGGCCGCCGCGGCCGCCGCCGGGTCGACGGCGCCGGCGCCCGAGAGGGAGAGCGCGGGCAGCGCACCGTCCTCGGGCGACGTGCGGAGGGCGTTCGGGCTCGTCGAATCCGCCGTTGTGACGAGAAGGGCGGCGAGGTCGCGGGCGCCAAGGTCGCGATCGACGACGTCGCCGCCGACGACAGCGAGGCCCCGCGCCTGCCAGGCCGCGCGGGTCAGCGCTGCGCTGCCGGCGACGTACGGCGCGGCCATCGACGTGCCGGAGAAGCGCGCGCCGCGGTCGCCGGTGCCGAGGTAGGGTGCCAGGATGAGCTGGCCGGGGGCCGAGACCTCGGGCTTCAGGGCGCCGTTGCGGCCCGGGCCGCGGCTCGTGAACGTGGAAGGCGTTCGGTCGCGGTTCGGCTCGGGCACGCGGTGCAGTCGAGCGGTGACGGTGATCCCGCGGGCGGTGTCGGCCTTGATCGCGTCGGCGACATCGTCGCTGATCGTCCAGACCGGGATCCGGACGCTCGGGTCGCCGTCCCACCGGTTGGCGGTCTTGCTGCTGAGCTTGAGGTGGAACAGCGCGGCGATGGCGCCGGCGCCCGTCAGGCGTTTGGCCTGCGTCGAGGCCGTGCAGCGCGGGCCGCCCTCGCCCCACGACTCGACGAACAGGCCGAGCTCGCCGGACGGGTCGGCGGTGTAGGCGTCAGCCGGTTGGGCGCCGTCGGCCGGGCAGCCGCGGCCGACCGGGACGACTCTGGCGACGACGTCCTCCGGCGGGTCGGGCGACCACGTCTGGTGGTAGACGGATTGGCGCGGCAGCACCACCGGCGCTTCGTCGCCCGGCCGTGACAGCCACAGTTCCCAGGCGTGCTGGCCGGGCGGAAGGTGGCTGGCGACGGCGAGGGCGTCGGCGGCGATCGCCGGCGCCCCGACGATGAACGGCAGGTTGCCGTCGTTGCCGGCCGAGGCCACGACGACGGCACCGCTGTCGACGATCCGGCGGATCACGCCGGCCTCGTCGAGGACCTTGGCGCCGTAAGCGATGCCGAGGCTGAGGTTGAGGACGTCGATCCGGCGCGGCGCGCCGCGGCGCGCCGCGTCCAGGTTGGCCTCGAGCACCCACTCGAGGCCGTCCACGAGGAGGTCCGTCTGGCCGCCTGCGCCGAAGACCTTGACCGCCAGCACGTCCGCCCCCGGCGCGACGCCCGCCGGGACGAACGCCGTCGCCGTGCCGGCCGCTATGCCGCTCACGTGCGTGCCGTGGCCGTGGCTGTCCAGCGGGTCGGCGTCGGGCTCGGGCACGCGGCTGCACAGGCCCTGCACCTCCGCCGTCGCCGTGCAATTGGGCGCATAGCCCTCGCCCGCCACGTCGATCCCGCCGACGACACGCGCCGTCGGGAAGAGCGGGTGGCCGTCCCAGACATCGTCGATCCGCGTCGGGGCGAGGCCGGCGGCGGCGAAAGCGAGGAGGGTGCCGGCTCCGCCGAAGGCGAGGTGGGTGTAGTCGACGCCGGTGTCGAGGACGGCGATGGTCGTGCCTTGGCCGGGGGGGGCGTGGACGCGGTGTGGTTCGTTGGCCGGTGGGGCCGCATTGGATATGGACACCTTGGACACGGACACCGCGGAAATGGACACTGTGGACACGGACACCGTCGCGATCGGGGCGCGGGGGATGGCGGCGACATCGGGCGCGGCGCGGAGGGTGCGTTCGATGGCGGCGATGCGCGAGGCGGGCACATGGAGCAGCGCGCCGGCGAGGACGGTGTCGTAGCGGGAGAGGACGGTGCCGCCGGCGGCGGCCACGACGGGGTCGAGGAGGCGGAGGGCACGGGCGATCCGCGCTTCGGCCGCTGCGACGGCGCGCGCATCGCGCGTTGCCGCCCAGGCGTCCCAGCGCGTCGGGATGTTC
This region includes:
- a CDS encoding S8 family serine peptidase; this encodes MNAFPRAQLRRTRRISRTPTTVAGALAVAMALAGALHASAPPAAAGPPPTPAAPDATVSRIVVLNIPTRWDAWAATRDARAVAAAEARIARALRLLDPVVAAAGGTVLSRYDTVLAGALLHVPASRIAAIERTLRAAPDVAAIPRAPIATVSVSTVSISAVSVSKVSISNAAPPANEPHRVHAPPGQGTTIAVLDTGVDYTHLAFGGAGTLLAFAAAGLAPTRIDDVWDGHPLFPTARVVGGIDVAGEGYAPNCTATAEVQGLCSRVPEPDADPLDSHGHGTHVSGIAAGTATAFVPAGVAPGADVLAVKVFGAGGQTDLLVDGLEWVLEANLDAARRGAPRRIDVLNLSLGIAYGAKVLDEAGVIRRIVDSGAVVVASAGNDGNLPFIVGAPAIAADALAVASHLPPGQHAWELWLSRPGDEAPVVLPRQSVYHQTWSPDPPEDVVARVVPVGRGCPADGAQPADAYTADPSGELGLFVESWGEGGPRCTASTQAKRLTGAGAIAALFHLKLSSKTANRWDGDPSVRIPVWTISDDVADAIKADTARGITVTARLHRVPEPNRDRTPSTFTSRGPGRNGALKPEVSAPGQLILAPYLGTGDRGARFSGTSMAAPYVAGSAALTRAAWQARGLAVVGGDVVDRDLGARDLAALLVTTADSTSPNALRTSPEDGALPALSLSGAGAVDPAAAAAAPALARVGGRAAIDLGFRALTAPITVPFAIAVTNVTTRAVTYRPVPRFRDDADDRGALTISPWSITAQPGETVSATLAAHIDPRRFIPWPLAGGTSVSDADSMTAVEIDGWCDILEVPADAPGGAVELTVAARVPFYLLGRSASHVAAAWPGPTDAGHAPPVALSNDSAFAGQSEWFTLFGLDGAEEGLTDKVDLDAVGVQAVADPEGSGNTVVSFALHSRGVRAHPLETWLAVEIDTDRDGTADYRLSTEDEELIRTGAFRSGRVIAWLDRADGGGLGVQRRYHAGVDLASRYTVLPLQIEDAGLTPSRLQFNFRVIAKDIVEGDLYRDPLVDVLPDGGGWLHYDGRDPDRLFAVSRASVAVAGRGAASLDVTSGAANGRPDPSAGLGIGLLGIFPDNAPGEGDVAILVPGTVGRVFLPWGER